In Nicotiana tabacum cultivar K326 chromosome 17, ASM71507v2, whole genome shotgun sequence, one DNA window encodes the following:
- the LOC107799077 gene encoding serine/threonine protein phosphatase 2A 59 kDa regulatory subunit B' eta isoform-like: MIKQLLNRLPKKPSKSADNRDGGSSASPSNASTSSRSSDLSSSRTGNSSATTVSGVTSSSTPGLNHGNRLPQSVNAKVNGSAAVFPYETLPSFKDVPSSEKQNLFIKKLNLCCLMFDFTDPTKHLKEKDIKRQTLVELVDYVSSANGKFTETVIQEIVKMVSSNLFRPLTPQPRENKVLEAFDLEEDEPLMDPAWPHLQIVYEFFLRFVASPETDAKLAKRYVDHSFVLRLLDLFDSEDPREREYLKTVLHRIYGKFMVHRPFIRKSINNIFYRFIFETEKHNGIAELLEILGSIINGFALPLKEEHKLFLVRALIPLHKPKCVQMYHQQLSYCITQFVEKDCKLADTVIRGLLKYWPITNSSKEVMFLGELEEVLEATQPPEFQRCMVPLFRQISRCLSSSHFQVAERALFLWNNDHVESLIKQNRKVILPIIFPSLEKNARGHWNQAVQSLTLNVRKIFSDVDPELFEECLHKFEEDQANEEEIKMKRETTWRRLEELAGMKAASNEPVLVSPRTKPHSPSG; this comes from the exons ATGATCAAGCAGCTACTCAATAGGCTCCCTAAGAAGCCATCCAAGTCAGCAGACAATCGTGATGGAGGAAGCTCTGCATCACCGTCAAATGCTTCAACTAGTTCAAGAAGCAGTGATTTGTCTAGTTCACGGACTGGAAATTCGAGTGCCACTACTGTTTCAGGAGTCACTTCTTCATCAACTCCAGGACTGAATCATGGAAATAGGCTACCACAGTCTGTAAATGCTAAGGTGAATGGAAGTGCAGCGGTTTTTCCGTATGAGACCTTACCTAGTTTTAAAGATGTACCAAGTTCTGAGAAGCAAAACTTGTTCATCAAAAAGCTGAACTTATGCTGTCTAATGTTTGACTTCACTGATCCAACAAAACACTTGAAAGAAAAAGACATCAAGCGACAAACACTAGTGGAGCTTGTTGATTATGTTAGTTCTGCGAATGGGAAATTCACAGAAACTGTCATTCAAGAAATAGTTAAAATGGTGTCTTCAAATCTGTTTAGGCCTCTTACTCCTCAGCCTCGTGAAAACAAAGTATTGGAAGCTTTTGACTTAGAAGAAGATGAACCCTTGATGGATCCCGCATGGCCGCATTTGCAAATTGTGTATGAGTTTTTTCTCAGATTTGTGGCATCACCAGAGACGGATGCGAAACTGGCTAAGAGATACGTTGATCACTCTTTTGTTCTAAGGTTATTAGATCTCTTTGATTCAGAAGATCCGAGAGAAAGGGAGTACTTGAAGACTGTTTTGCACCGTATATATGGAAAATTCATGGTGCACCGCCCTTTCATTAGGAAATCAATCAACAATATATTTTACCGGTTTATTTTTGAAACTGAGAAGCATAATGGAATAGCAGAACTTTTAGAAATTTTGGGCAGTATAATCAATGGATTTGCCCTTCCACTGAAGGAAGAGCACAAGTTGTTCCTAGTTCGAGCTCTGATTCCACTTCATAAACCAAAGTGTGTACAAATGTATCATCAGCAGTTATCTTACTGCATAACACAGTTTGTGGAAAAGGATTGCAAACTCGCTGATACTGTCATAAGAGGTTTGTTGAAATATTGGCCCATCACAAACAGTTCCAAGGAAGTAATGTTCTTAGGTGAGCTGGAGGAGGTTCTAGAAGCTACTCAGCCTCCAGAATTTCAGCGTTGTATGGTGCCTTTGTTTCGTCAaatcagccgttgcttgagcagctcACACTTTCAG GTGGCTGAAAGGGCTTTGTTCCTATGGAACAATGATCATGTTGAGAGCCTAATCAAACAGAATCGTAAAGTTATACTGCCGATAATTTTCCCTTCCTTGGAGAAGAATGCAAGAGGCCACTGGAATCAGGCGGTGCAAAGCTTGACATTAAACGTCCGCAAGATCTTCTCTGATGTTGATCCTGAACTCTTTGAAGAGTGTTTGCACAAGTTTGAAGAGGATCAGGCCAACGAAGAGGAGATAAAGATGAAACGTGAAACAACTTGGAGACGGTTAGAGGAGCTTGCTGGAATGAAAGCTGCAAGCAATGAGCCAGTACTAGTTTCTCCTAGGACAAAGCCTCATTCGCCGTCTGGCTAG
- the LOC107819081 gene encoding putative carboxylesterase 16 — MPSVAVKLYSVFFKFMLKHRLQNRTNAGGSSYGVTSRPDEESVAASNPVFTDGVATKDLHIDPTTSVSIRIFLPETCLGSPDSDLRAQSKSRVKPSTRLPDSGSDPRRNSYGAATTDNVTDTHYKNGHSFNHRRNSYGCNADDLALKSENGVYRGYSPSSKNCRKLPVMLQFHGGGFVSGSNDSASNDFFCRRIAKLCDVIVIAVGYRLAPEDRYPAAFEDGLKVLHWLAKQANLAECSKSLGNRRGGGGDMKKSDSHGHIADAFGASMVEPWLAAHGDPSRCVLLGVSCGGNIADYVARKAVEAGKLLDPVKVVAQVLMYPFFIGNVPTHSEIKLANSYFYDKAMCILAWKLFLPEGEFDLDHPAANPLVPGRGGPPLKRMPPTLTIVAEHDWMRDRAIAYSEELRKVNVDAPVLEYKDAVHEFATLDMLLKTPQSQACAEDIAIWVKKYISLRGHEFSY; from the exons ATGCCAAGCGTGGCTGTGAAATTATACAGCGTGTTCTTCAAATTCATGTTAAAGCATCGGTTGCAAAACCGAACCAATGCCGGCGGAAGCTCTTACGGCGTCACATCGCGTCCCGATGAGGAATCAGTTGCTGCTTCAAATCCTGTTTTCACCGACGGCGTTGCCACCAAGGACCTACATATAGATCCCACCACCTCCGTTTCTATCCGAATCTTCCTTCCCGAGACTTGTCTCGGCTCGCCCGATTCCGATTTAAGGGCACAATCTAAATCTAGGGTTAAGCCTTCGACCCGATTACCTGATTCAGGATCCGATCCACGTCGAAACAGCTATGGTGCTGCTACCACTGATAATGTAACCGACACGCATTATAAAAATGGCCATAGTTTCAATCATAGGAGAAATAGCTATGGATGTAATGCGGATGATCTTGCTTTGAAATCTGAAAATGGAGTTTATAGAGGATATTCTCCGTCTAGTAAAAATTGTAGAAAGTTGCCTGTGATGTTACAGTTTCACGGTGGGGGATTTGTGAGTGGGAGTAATGATTCTGCTTCGAATGATTTCTTCTGTAGAAGAATCGCGAAGCTCTGTGATGTTATTGTAATAGCAGTTGGATACAGGTTAGCGCCTGAGGATCGGTACCCAGCAGCGTTTGAGGATGGGTTGAAGGTGCTACATTGGCTGGCGAAGCAGGCTAATTTGGCCGAATGTAGTAAGTCGTTGGGGAACAGACGTGGTGGAGGTGGGGATATGAAGAAATCTGATAGTCACGGGCACATAGCGGATGCCTTTGGAGCATCAATGGTGGAGCCTTGGTTGGCTGCTCATGGAGATCCGTCGAG GTGTGTTCTCCTTGGAGTGAGTTGTGGAGGAAATATAGCTGATTATGTAGCCCGGAAGGCAGTAGAAGCAGGTAAGCTTTTGGATCCAGTCAAGGTGGTGGCACAGGTCTTGATGTATCCTTTTTTCATTGGAAATGTTCCAACTCATTCCGAGATAAAGCTAGCAAATTCCTATTTCTATGACAAGGCTATGTGCATACTTGCGTGGAAATTATTTTTACCTGAAGGAGAGTTTGACTTGGATCACCCTGCTGCTAACCCACTAGTTCCTGGGAGAGGAGGACCTCCCTTAAAGCGAATGCCCCCAACTTTAACAATTGTAGCAGAGCATGACTGGATGAGAGATCGGGCTATTGCTTATTCAGAAGAACTCCGGAAAGTAAATGTTGATGCTCCTGTTCTTGAGTACAAGGATGCTGTTCATGAGTTTGCTACTCTTGACATGCTTCTCAAGACCCCTCAGTCTCAGGCTTGTGCTGAGGATATTGCTATCTGGGTTAAGAAGTACATTTCACTTCGAGGTCACGAGTTTTCGTATTGA